The following proteins are co-located in the Halictus rubicundus isolate RS-2024b chromosome 1, iyHalRubi1_principal, whole genome shotgun sequence genome:
- the Maf-s gene encoding MAF bZIP transcription factor K yields MDGKRSIKMDPLSPGPCLDISDDELVSISVRDLNRQLKLRGLSREEIVRMKQRRRTLKNRGYAASCRIKRIEQKDELESEKSQEYRDMETMQDDNNRMREEIESWHSKYQALKKFAAEKKIHIPPELETM; encoded by the exons ATGGATGGAAAAAGATCTATAAAAATG GATCCTCTTTCACCTGGCCCTTGTCTAGATATTAGCGACGATGAACTGGTGTCTATATCAGTCAGAGATTTGAACAGGCAACTAAAATTGCGTGGTCTATCGCGAGAGGAAATAGTACGCATGAAACAACGTAGGAGAACATTAAAGAACAGAGGATACGCAGCCAGTTGCCGCATTAAGAGGATCGAACAGAAGGATGAGCTGGAGTCTGAGAAATCACAGGAGTATCGAGATATGGAAACTATGCAGGATGACAATAATCGCATGAGAGAGGAAATAGAGTCTTGGCACTCGAAGTATCAAGCATTAAAGAAATTCGCAGCAGAGAAAAAAATTCACATTCCACCAGAATTAGAGACTATGTAA
- the Mt2 gene encoding tRNA (cytosine(38)-C(5))-methyltransferase: MRVLELYSGIGGMHYAFQESGVNGDCVAAVDINNVANDVYKHNFPDVCLMNRNVQSISVQEINDLYIDTILMSPPCQPYTRIGLQKDIADNRSSSLFSVLELIPRIKTLKYILLENVKGFEKSEMRDAVLKCINDSGFHCRELVLSPCQFGTPNSRCRYYLLAKKKNLKFCFDVTLNFDLPEDVLRALPKGKHKFLAEKGCIQDIEINKNCYMLDKILETVEDREYLVPSKLLQKRAWILDIRTSQDRGSCCFTKAYGHYAEGTGSVYCPYSEDVIKETYLAASKYDRESLEALQILEKLKLRYFTPREICRLMCFPEDFTFPVHITRKQQYRLLGNSINVYVVSRLIYLLHTEKQIM; this comes from the exons ATGAGAGTGCTAGAATTGTATAGCGGTATCGGGGGAATGCATTATGCGTTTCAAG AAAGCGGCGTTAACGGGGACTGTGTCGCAGCTGTTGATATAAACAATGTTGCGAACGATGTGTACAAACACAATTTCCCGGATGTTTGTCTCATGAACCGCAATGTTCAGTCAATTTCTGTACAAGAAATAAATGATCTGTATATAGACACCATACTAATGAGTCCTCCTTGTCAACCGTATACAAGGATAGGCCTCCAAAAAGATATAGCCGATAATAGGTCTTCGTCATTATTTTCTGTACTTGAACTCATACCTCGaataaaaacattaaaatatattttgctaGAGAATGTAAAGGGGTTTGAGAAGTCTGAAATGAGAGATGCAGTATTAAAATGCATTAATGACTCTGGATTTCACTGCAGAGAATTGGTTTTGAGCCCATGTCAGTTCGGTACTCCGAATAGTAGATGCAGATATTACTTACTAGCCAAGAAAAAGAATCTAAAGTTTTGTTTTGATGTTACGTTAAATTTTGATTTGCCTGAGGATGTTCTAAGAGCTTTGCCTAAGGGGAAACATAAATTCCTAGCAGAAAAGGGTTGTATACAAGATATAGAGATCAATAAGAATTGTTATATGTTAGATAAAATTTTAGAAACTGTTGAGGACAGAGAGTACCTAGTACCTAGCAAATTACTACAAAAGAGGGCCTGGATATTAGATATAAGGACGTCTCAAGACCGTGGTTCCTGTTGTTTTACAAAAGCCTATGGCCACTATGCAGAAGGTACCGGATCGGTGTATTGTCCGTATTCAGAAGATGTGATTAAAGAAACGTATTTAGCAGCGAGTAAATATGATCGAGAATCGTTAGAAGCGTTACAGATCCTAGAAAAGTTGAAGTTAAGATATTTCACACCAAGAGAAATCTGCAGACTAATGTGTTTTCCTGAGGACTTTACATTTCCTGTTCACATTACAAGAAAACAACAATATAGATTGCTAGGTAACTCAATTAACGTATATGTAGTTAGCAGATTAATATACCTATTGCACACTGAGAAACAAATTATGTAA